A genomic stretch from Erigeron canadensis isolate Cc75 chromosome 9, C_canadensis_v1, whole genome shotgun sequence includes:
- the LOC122583794 gene encoding DNA-directed RNA polymerases II, IV and V subunit 11-like, protein MNAPDRYERFVVPEGIKKVAYERDTKIINAASFTIEREDHTIGNIIRMQLHRDGNVLFAGYKLPHPLQYKIIVRVHTTSQSSPMQAYNLAINDLDKELDHLKAAFEAEVARVSGEY, encoded by the exons ATGAATGCCCCTGATCGTTATGAGCGATTCGTGGTTCCCGAGGGCATAAAGAA GGTTGCGTATGAAAGGGACACAAAGATTATAAATGCGGCTTCGTTTACTATTGAAAGAGAAGACCACACCATTGGAAATATCATTCGAAT GCAGTTGCATAGGGATGGGAATGTTCTGTTTGCCGGTTACAAGCTTCCTCATCCTCTTCAGTACAAGATTATAGTCCGG GTTCATACAACTAGCCAATCTTCTCCAATGCAAGCCTATAATCTGGCTATCAATGATCTTGACAAAGAACTTGATCATCTTAAGGCTGCATTTGAG GCTGAGGTCGCAAGGGTTTCGGGGGAGTACTGA